From a region of the Triticum aestivum cultivar Chinese Spring chromosome 7D, IWGSC CS RefSeq v2.1, whole genome shotgun sequence genome:
- the LOC123167246 gene encoding probable transcription factor MYB58 — protein sequence MQPRGGGGGDRAAVRKGPWTAEEDEVLHQHVREHGPREWSSIRSKGLLPRTGKSCRLRWVNKLRPDLKTGCKFSSEEERVVIDLQAHFGNKWARIATYLPGRTDNDAKNFWSTRQKRLARILRAPLPRRRSASAAAKHSGGGGGGVGAASSSAASNSHEAAAARASEDQYPCFGMIPFQQTTMHQHHIGESSQEPPLPLAANQYAGAPFSGAESVLPFPLGFASMDVAAAGCSSSYGAASEVHQPLPFLYAADPAPMTDPGGLVFHGNALIDGGVGVAYLEPKSEPEHYLEPKSEPEHYLEPKPEPEHYLEPKPEQQTPPRFFGLEEEVDDYGLVAPVRRGTPDVLFGDLPPEMINFFELPPPPSPPTRL from the exons ATGCAGccgcgcggtggcggtggcggtgaccGGGCGGCCGTGAGGAAGGGGCCGTGGAcggcggaggaggacgaggtgctGCACCAGCACGTCCGCGAGCACGGCCCCCGCGAATGGAGCTCCATTCGATCCAAAGGCCTCCTCCCCCGCACCGGCAAGTCCTGCCGCCTCCGCTGGGTCAACAAGCTCCGCCCCGACCTCAAGAC GGGTTGCAAgttctcgtcggaggaggagcGGGTGGTGATCGACCTGCAGGCGCACTTCGGGAACAAGTGGGCGAGGATCGCGACGTACCTGCCCGGCAGGACGGACAACGACGCCAAAAACTTCTGGAGCACGCGGCAGAAGCGCCTCGCCAGGATCCTAAGGGCGCCGCTGCCCCGCAGGAGGTCAGCCTCAGCCGCCGCCAagcacagcggcggcggcggcggcggcgtaggcgCGGCTTCATCTTCTGCGGCGTCCAACTCTCATGAGGCGGCAGCGGCACGCGCTTCCGAG GATCAGTACCCCTGCTTCGGCATGATCCCCTTCCAACAGACGACGATGCACCAGCACCACATCGGCGAGAGCAGCCAAGAACCACCACTACCACTCGCGGCTAACCAGTATGCAGGCGCGCCATTCTCCGGAGCCGAATCCGTCCTGCCATTTCCCCTCGGGTTCGCTTCCATGGACGTCGCGGCCGCGGGATGCAGCAGCTCGTACGGCGCCGCTTCGGAAGTTCACCAACCGCTGCCCTTCCTCTACGCCGCTGACCCTGCGCCGATGACTGATCCGGGAGGTCTCGTCTTCCACGGAAACGCACTGATCGACGGCGGCGTCGGCGTGGCTTACCTGGAGCCGAAATCGGAACCGGAGCATTACCTGGAGCCGAAATCGGAACCGGAGCATTACCTGGAGCCGAAACCGGAGCCGGAGCATTACCTGGAGCCGAAACCGGAGCAGCAGACGCCGCCCCGGTTCTTTGGGCTGGAGGAGGAAGTCGACGACTACGGCCTCGTCGCGCCGGTGCGGCGGGGCACGCCCGACGTGCTGTTCGGTGACCTGCCCCCGGAGATGATCAACTTCTTCGAGCtcccgccgcctccttcgccgcccaCTCGGCTGTAG